A stretch of DNA from Hoeflea ulvae:
GCTCGATTTCTTCCCGCACCAGCCGTTCGACCAGCGTCGGCAGGTTGTCGTCAAGCCATTGCGTCAGCATCGGCTTGAGCATTTCCTCGGCAATCTCGTCAAAGGACCGGCGTTGCCCTGCAGCGATGGCGGCACCGAGCTCGTCAAAGGCGGCAGCCACCTTTTCTCCGGTGTGCAGCGAGACCAGCTGACCGGTGCTCTCGGACGGCCGCGCAGCAGCAACCGGTTTGGGTTGCGCCGGAGCAGGTTCGGGTTGGGCGGTTTTCGCGGATTCCGGCTCGGGGCGCGCCGCTTCCGCAGCAACCGCCGCTTCGGGCCGTTCCTGCCGGGTTTCAGGAGTTACCATCATGCGCAACACCGGCGCTTCCACCGGCTCGTCGGAGGTCAGCGCGTCGCGAAGCTCTTCCGCTGCGGCGTCGTCCATATCGGCAAAAAATTCGGCGCCGGCGTCACTTTCGACGCGATCGATGGCCTGGCTGGCCGGTTCCACCATCTTCGGTGTCTGGGCGACAAGACGAGCATGGGTCGCAACTTCAGCCAGCGATACCGGCGCGGCGGCCGGTGCCCGCGCGGCTTCCACATCCCCGGCGTCCGCAGTCTCTGCATCGTCCATCATCTGCTCGGGCGCATGGTCGTCCTCGGACTCCTGGTCGGCCGTTTCATCGGAAGTTCCGGCCCGGTCGAACCTGTCCATCTTATCGAATGCGGTCGGGGTCTCGCCTTCCTCGGGCTCATTGTTTTCAATGATCCTTCGGATGGAAGCCAGAATTTCTTCCATTGACGGTTCGCGCTGTGCGCCTGCCTGACCCATGATTACGCTCCATTACTCTCGTCACCTGGCTCTTGCGAACCGGCGAAT
This window harbors:
- a CDS encoding PopZ family protein is translated as MGQAGAQREPSMEEILASIRRIIENNEPEEGETPTAFDKMDRFDRAGTSDETADQESEDDHAPEQMMDDAETADAGDVEAARAPAAAPVSLAEVATHARLVAQTPKMVEPASQAIDRVESDAGAEFFADMDDAAAEELRDALTSDEPVEAPVLRMMVTPETRQERPEAAVAAEAARPEPESAKTAQPEPAPAQPKPVAAARPSESTGQLVSLHTGEKVAAAFDELGAAIAAGQRRSFDEIAEEMLKPMLTQWLDDNLPTLVERLVREEIERVSRGNR